The Lycium ferocissimum isolate CSIRO_LF1 chromosome 8, AGI_CSIRO_Lferr_CH_V1, whole genome shotgun sequence DNA segment tggttcaaaataagtcttaaatatttgtgtgactgtaaatcacttcataaagtgaatttgtttccaaatttgaaaaaaagtcattcattttgattcggattaaaaaaaaatagattcacataaattaaaataaaagaaatattaaacatataataaattattaattttagaCTCAATAACTTTAAAAGATTGGAATTCCAAatctataaatttcaaataatgaGTTGGCCCTACTTCTAGGGAgagatttttctattttttaggCTCAAGTTCGAGATTCGGCATTCTTTGAAATTTGAGATAAGAATTGGAAATATGAGATCTATATTTTAGTGCAATATTTGTGGTCCCAAGTACgtaggagaaaaaaagaagaagcttcAGTGTGTTGCCGACTTGGTTTAAAAGATGTCAATTGTCAGACTAGCCAAAAAATAACACCCATTTTTCGCACAACTGTCACCTAGTAGAGCTTATCCGCCGCTCCTACGTAATGATATTTGATAGGATTTTTGTAAATATAGATAGTGTAagtatttaaatatataaatatatctaAATTTCCGACTCAAATTATTTCATTAGGAGGTGATTTTGTCTTGGATTTTTTATCTCAAACATTATTTATCTTAAAATATAATCTCTATCCCTCCTACCAAACGGTTTGTATCCGTTTCTAATTATTGCATTAGGAGgtgatttattcttttatttatatgtcttaaaataaatttCACATGTTGATATTTAGAAACATGAGGTGTTGATTTTATatctcccaaaaaaaaacccatatatttatatttagaaattgtTTGATGTTATACCTCCCAATCCCGTACCATTAAAATATGTTCTTATCgttacaaacaaaaaaaaaattatgaagcaTATTCTACGAGTAGTTATAACTTTCCTTTTAGCCTGCTTttaaataaatatcatatatatctcttTTTGTGTGTTACATAGCCAGAGCTTAGTGCGGGattgttcttttttattttttaacctgAATTAAATGCTCTATATCCTCGTTGGTTATAAAAGTTTATAGCTTGTTCTACAtcataaattttgaattttttgcaTACGCGATCAAACAGATAAATTGAGATAGAtgatgtataaaatatgttttaTCACAGATATTGTAGAATTTAGTACGATTTTATAGTATCACGCAACAATAATCAAAGTTTGTGTCACTTCATAGGTGGGGAACACTGATTCCAAGAAGCTATAGGTGTGACCAAAATTAAAACGGCCACCCTTTTGACGATAACAAAATGGGAGCCCAATTTGCCTTCTTGTGACTCCCAAATGACACAACTTGGTACTTTGTGTGACCATATACCACCCATTCGTCAAATCTAATCTAACTAATAATAAATGCTTTACTTTTAGTACATAAAGCTCCGACCTAACCCTCAAGAAAATAGATTAAGgtctgtcttttttttttgtccgtctaaaaaaagttaaataaataatttttagaattaatttGACGTTAACATTTGATTTTACAAGACaaatatttatgatttattttagatGTAAGTTTTAAAAGTGttcatattttctaaattttgtgTCCAGCAAAATACTGACAAATAAAGTAGGACAGAGGGagcataatatttttttgttcagTGTGATGTGACAATATCTTCTTATTAATCTGTTTTAAAAGGAATGATGTAtctatattttgaaataatttaactttgatttctaatttttattatcATGATTTTTATAGCCATAAAACCTTATGATATGTTTAAGATAATAAGTTCTAGcaatctttatttcttaaatgcGTACTCAATCAAACAATGTTACATAAATAAAAACTTAGgagtatataatttctttttatctatTTAAATCTAGATGATAGAGTTATTTGATAGATaaggcaaaaaataaaaaaatgtattcggtaaaataatcaagttggacaaaaaaaaaaaagaagatttttcTTGTGCCGACAGTCGACACTTGAAATAATAGGAAGGGtcacattcaattcaacttgaTTGCTGATTGTTCATTGAACATTTACCACACAACCATCTACTTGTTAATGGTCCAAATACTACTCGTACTTccaatacatagaactctcacGGCTCACCAAAGGTCAATTATCAACTTTTGCACGTGATACTAGGAAACTAGCAACTTTCCTCCATGTCCTCAATTTGTCATTTGTTTAATTTTAACCAACTTGCATCACCTCTAATTTACTCAACATCTATAAATAGCAAAATTTTCCTTCCATATATAACAATGCAACAAAAATTTAGTGGAAATCAAAAGCAAGATCATTAATTCTTGTTCAAGGTTTTTTCCGGCTGGACGGAATTGATCCTTTATTGCAAAGGCAGAAAGGAGTTTGACTACAAGTCCCGATATCAAATGAAGAGGCAAAGAGGTAGTAAGATGATCGGTAATAATTATGAGGAGAAGAAAAAGGCCAAACGGGTTGTTGAGAAACAGTGTGAAGAGGtgaaaaaagaggaagaacaaagagaaaataATGGTGGAGGAAATGTTGTGAAGGAAGTGGAGTTAATGGCTGATCAGTGTGATAATAATAATTGGATTAATGAATGGCTATGTTCATGGAATATGGGGGATGAGCAAATGTCATGGGGAACATGTTGGTCACCTGTTTGGGACATGGAGTTTATGGGAGAAGCTTATAAGAACTTGTACAATGATGTTTTGTGGGATGATgatatttgggatttgaaagcCATCAAGGAAGTTCCAAGTTCTTAGAtagaaaaacttgaagaaacaacTAGAGAGAACATCAATGCTAACAAAACTGTCAGCAAATCCTCTTTAGTTTAAATGATCAATCAGTTATGTGATAGTAAAGACTATTGTTTTTTTCCCGCAAATTTAGTTGTAATAGGTTGAAAATGCACCATGCATAGATGTACAATGTTTATGATTACTCTAATGTCTAATTTGTAAGGTGTGTATGAATAAAGTTTCGAATGGaaagttaaaaaaagaaaaagaaaaaaaaagtaactagAAGTGGATATTCTTGAGGTAAGCATTTATTCGCACCCAACATTTAAACGAAGCTAATAAGTGTATGACGTGTGTTTGCAAATAGACTGTTAACACTTAATCATATAAGGTTAATTAACATACATTTTCACCTTattaaatcacttaactatAATAGATCTACAtaatttggtgtaaacaccAGGCGCTCGTTACATATTTTTAAAGGCGTAAGGCTTTTTTGGAAAAACCTAAAATgaacaatatcacatcatgttaagaataTTTTTGAGATAACTCAACCCAATAACTAGTATCACAGCCAATGATTTGCCTAGATGAATATTTAGATAGCTGAGTGATGGGGTAAGGCCCGCTTATTGGCTTTGGTCTGTCTGTCAATGTGGGCTTGGGGACCCATAACTTGGAGACACGCACACACACAAGAAGCATGTGAGCTTGCGGGCCATAAATACTTGGATGATGTGGGTGCACACAATTAATCTCCAAATTAGTCCACAAATGATAATGGTCATGTGAAAACTTAACTTGTCAAAGGGGAAAATATGGCGTGAGCAAGAACAACATCCACatgaaaaatagaaagaaaaaaaaaaagctacttAACTGAATAGTCTTAATGGTGTAGGGCATTTTGAGAAACATCATGTGAGTTTTGTTCAAAGTGAACAATATCACATTATTTTAAAACTTCTTTTAAATCATTTTAGCCAACATAATTAGCGTTCAAAGATTCTGTTTGTTGTTGATACAATTTGATTTCAATTCAAAAAAGTGGTGGCAATTATTTTAAACGTCATTTTTTCAGCTTCTTTAATTGGTGAACAAttcacaaaattgatttttcctaTTTTAGTTGTGAGACTTGATACTAAAGTCATCCCTAAGAGAGAAAGTTTCAATTACTTGGGGTCAGTTATTCAAGGCAACGGGGAGATTGATGAGGATGTCACGCATCGTATTGGAGCGGGATGGATCAAGTGGAGCCTCCCTTCCCGTGTTTTGCGTGAAGAATGTGCCTTCAAAACTTAAATAAGTTCTACAGAGTGGTGGTGAGACCAATTATGTTGTGTAGGGCGAGAGTATCGTCTGTTAAGAAAGCACGTACGGTAGATGAAGGTTGAACAAATGAGGATGCTGAGATAGATGTGTGGCCATAGCAGGAgagatagaattaggaatgaagtgGTTCGGGATATGGTGGAAGTGGCCCCTGTGGTGGCTAAGTTGTGAGAAGGGAGATTGAGATGGTTCGGATATGTGCAAAGGAGATGCGCAAAGGCTCCAGTAAgaaggtgtgagaggttggccgtAGGGAGCCTGAAGAGAGGGCGAGGTAGGCTGAAGAAGTCTtagggagaggtgattaggcaGAATATGACGCAacttcagcttaccgaggacgtGACCCTTGATAGGCGAGTATAGAGGTCGAGCATCAAGGTGGAGGGTTAGTATGTTACCGTGTGGATCTTTTTTCCTGCCAGGGGTACTAGTAGCTTTTTACGTCTGCTTGTCCGTAGATTTCCAGGGTTACCTTCTTGTTCATTTGCATTATGTTTATCTTATTATCTTGTTGTTTTAACTGTCTTTTATTACTGATgccttttcatcttttcttgaGTCAAGGGTCTATCAGAAATATCTTTTTTACCtacaaggtagaggtaaggtctgtgtaTATCTTTCCCTTCTCAAAGACTCTCACCCTGGTAAACTATACCGATATGTTAttatcgttgttgttgttgattttccTATTTTAGCAATTGCAAGTGTGATAACCTAATAGAATGATCACATTATGAGCAGACACTGGAATGGGCTTAGGCATTAGAAGCAGGCCTACCATTCAGACTACTAAATGGGTCTTTATTCTTGTTTGAGTTGTGGATCGTTTGCTTTTCCATATCCGAATCTCTCAcaaaataaagaaggaaaaattacgTGTTATAGCTACTTTTAGTACATAAATAGTGATATTAACTAccttttgttttaattactaataataactaaatattttttgaatttaactAATATAGTTACACAATAACTTTCAGTTACTGGTGCACAAATACACCTAAATTTTAGCACGCGCAATCCCATATccccttttaatggtaacaatattaatcacctaatatacattaccattctctctcatttttcatcaatttttgaCTTTCTATTCTCACTCACTACCTATTTCaaacatttttcatttctcaaatcccccctaaaaaattctctctccttCTATCAACCACCACGGTGGGCGCGCCCctctctcaaaaaaaaaaaaaaaaattggtttccaTGATTTCAAGCTTATGGACAAATTAAACATAAGAATGCAATTaaccttttcattttcttttttatgccTAATGATGTTCCAACCAGAATGATCATTCATTAAGGCTGGTACTTATCTCCTATCATGGGCAAGTCAGAACAAATGCTAAGACTTTGGTCCTATGGGACCATTAACGCCATAAATTTGGACCGAGTTGTATTTAATTATGGCTATGTTTGGGTTTTTGGTGGTTCAGTGGTTTTTTAGGATTTCTTgagaatatgaaaaatatatatatttgtgtacgTGTTTATGATATACCTACCAATTGTTGTGGTCGTGggtatttatgtaagtttttctatatttttgtggtattttgttcaaattaattccatcgCCTCATCCAAATAACAGCAACATGAGCCACTTAAATACATTGTAagttttttatatatttgtgtatcttgctcaaattaatccatcaaatacatggtgatgcaaattgttactcacacaaatacatgagatttaatataaaaatacatgTTTGATTTCCAGAATCTCAAATACACTTcggttatgctatcaaatacacgTGTAAAtcaaaacgaaatcaatattgaaaacttcaaatacattaccgctaaaatacatggtaagtaaattgttactcacacaaataagtacgagatttaatataaatataaggtATTGATTTAAACTTTACATACATCGACATGCCATCAAATACATGGTAAATCAagaacgaaatcaatattgaaaacttcaaatatatcGGTCAAAtgaatgttttcaaattttgaatttttttattttttatgttcgaATGTCAAGACTGGATTTAGGAATAGAAAATTCGGTTAAAATGAATTCAAAATCCGATTtttaagtatataaaaaataccACTAATAGCTAATTAATTGATCCAACCGTTATGGCCTTAAATCAAGGGATACGTTTTATTTTTTACTGTGTTACTATGTATTTATAAGCatcaaatacatccgaaaaaataacttaatttgggaaaacatagctacaaatggtaattTTTAAAAGGTAGCTATAAATGATAGAAAACTACCAAAAGGTAGTCATTTTGTTATGGATTTGGGCAATACAAAGTTGCCACCGGGTTGGACCCTAACCATTTTGATGTGTTGTGATATTTGTAGGTTTACAGagaaatctatatctatatataatataaagctaggcataaacaaggtgacatgacacctctctatggcctagaataacatttatcttttttttttcttttttttggacTTTTCTCTCATTTTTAATGTGttatatattaaacaaaataaatcaaaaaagcTACTCTCTTAAATTcgatatatatattaaatgcCCTTTGCAATAAATCCAAGTAACCCACTAATCAGACCACGTAGTATAATGTTTAGAGTGCCAATTCATTACGGATAATTATAGTGACAATTCATACCTTTGGCTCTTGATATTCTACTTTTTGGCCTATATATATcttcttattcttattctttttttttttttttttttttttagtatgctATTCTCTCTTGTGCCTTTTCAATTGCGAGCCAAACATATTCAATATCTTTTTCTCACATGTATCTAATTGTCTTATTATCTAGATATTTAGatgacttaattttatttatatttttacttgctattttttttttttttgagtttgatcttctctttgttcattattttagtTAGGTAActattgtttttctttgttttggcaGGTGGTTATTGGAAATGTCATATACTCTTAAAGAA contains these protein-coding regions:
- the LOC132066749 gene encoding uncharacterized protein LOC132066749, with translation MKRQRGSKMIGNNYEEKKKAKRVVEKQCEEVKKEEEQRENNGGGNVVKEVELMADQCDNNNWINEWLCSWNMGDEQMSWGTCWSPVWDMEFMGEAYKNLYNDVLWDDDIWDLKAIKEVPSS